One Prosthecobacter debontii genomic window carries:
- the glp gene encoding molybdopterin molybdotransferase MoeA — translation MISEQEARERVLAAISCSKEESLPLLKSLGRFAAADVLATVPLPGFDNSMMDGYAVQSRALGFAKVVGEQPAGAQLDLVCGEGEAIRIFTGAPLPAGADAVVMQEDVERTGDSIRWQESLQAGENVRHRGADLCEGQMILKVGDKLTAGRIGVLASQGFTSIRVIKPPRVAVLSTGNELIAPGLPLSAGQIYNSNGFMLQALLMAQGIEDISSSHCQDDFDQTVQTLKQLLATHDVVLLSGGVSVGDHDQIKPALQALGIKPDLWRVNVKPGKPFLFAQHEGKLIFGLPGNPVSSYVTYQIFVKPALMKRMGARQVEPTRLRVVSAQSLHNDGNRPHYLRGILKEGAFRVQGLQESHALFALSQADALLRLEAGATVAAGEPVEVLI, via the coding sequence GTCTCGGACGTTTTGCTGCGGCAGATGTGCTCGCCACCGTGCCGCTGCCCGGTTTCGACAATTCAATGATGGATGGCTATGCCGTGCAGAGCCGTGCTCTTGGTTTTGCGAAGGTGGTGGGAGAACAGCCCGCCGGGGCTCAGCTTGATCTGGTCTGTGGGGAAGGGGAAGCCATCCGGATCTTCACGGGTGCGCCGCTGCCAGCGGGTGCGGATGCCGTGGTGATGCAGGAGGATGTGGAGCGCACAGGGGACTCCATCCGCTGGCAGGAGTCTTTGCAGGCTGGCGAAAATGTGCGCCACCGGGGTGCAGACCTCTGTGAGGGCCAGATGATTTTGAAAGTGGGGGATAAACTGACCGCCGGCAGGATCGGCGTGCTTGCTTCCCAAGGATTCACCTCGATTCGGGTGATTAAGCCGCCGAGAGTGGCGGTTTTGAGCACGGGCAATGAATTGATTGCACCCGGATTACCCCTTTCGGCAGGGCAGATTTACAATAGCAATGGTTTCATGCTGCAAGCGCTCTTGATGGCGCAGGGGATCGAGGACATTTCCTCAAGTCATTGCCAGGATGATTTCGACCAGACCGTGCAGACACTGAAGCAACTGCTGGCCACGCATGATGTGGTGTTGCTCAGTGGTGGTGTCTCCGTTGGCGATCACGACCAGATCAAACCTGCTCTCCAGGCGCTTGGGATCAAACCCGATCTCTGGCGGGTCAATGTGAAGCCTGGGAAGCCCTTTTTATTCGCACAGCATGAGGGGAAACTGATCTTCGGACTGCCGGGAAATCCGGTCTCGAGCTACGTCACTTATCAGATCTTTGTGAAACCTGCCTTGATGAAGAGGATGGGGGCTAGACAGGTTGAGCCCACTCGTTTGCGGGTCGTTTCGGCCCAGTCCCTTCACAATGATGGAAACCGTCCGCATTATCTTCGTGGGATTTTGAAGGAGGGTGCTTTTCGTGTTCAAGGTCTTCAAGAAAGCCATGCCCTTTTTGCTCTTAGTCAGGCGGATGCTCTCCTGCGTTTGGAGGCGGGAGCGACCGTGGCAGCAGGGGAGCCCGTGGAGGTCTTGATTTAG
- a CDS encoding SixA phosphatase family protein → MLAFSPESACGLTLGTPHARENGFFEMKYLTVIRHAKSSWALAGLADHDRPLNERGLKAAPAVASFLHRTYFGGGNSSPLLPLPDRLVSSTAARALATAKITLETLGMPLETLLLDSRLYLAEAGRILKVVQQFDENWAHAMIFGHNPGLQEFADQMLMRAQVPRMPTCTAVLMAIPQAYWGLADWGQAQLIGYITPKTLERRFPQLYAGISVAEGDD, encoded by the coding sequence ATGCTGGCTTTCTCACCAGAGTCGGCCTGTGGTTTGACACTTGGCACCCCTCATGCGAGGGAAAACGGTTTTTTCGAAATGAAGTATCTCACGGTTATCCGACATGCCAAATCCAGTTGGGCTCTGGCCGGCTTGGCAGACCATGATCGTCCATTGAACGAAAGGGGGCTCAAAGCCGCACCGGCTGTGGCGTCCTTTCTCCACCGGACTTATTTTGGAGGTGGAAATTCATCGCCACTCCTCCCTCTGCCGGATCGCTTGGTCTCCAGCACGGCAGCTCGGGCGCTAGCGACGGCTAAAATTACCTTGGAAACGCTGGGGATGCCTTTGGAGACGCTGCTCCTGGATTCCCGCCTTTATTTGGCCGAGGCCGGACGCATTCTCAAAGTGGTGCAGCAGTTCGACGAGAACTGGGCTCACGCCATGATCTTTGGACACAATCCCGGGCTTCAGGAATTTGCTGATCAGATGCTGATGCGTGCTCAGGTTCCGCGGATGCCGACCTGCACTGCCGTCCTGATGGCGATCCCCCAGGCTTATTGGGGGCTGGCCGATTGGGGACAAGCGCAATTGATCGGCTACATCACGCCGAAAACATTGGAACGCCGCTTTCCTCAGCTTTACGCAGGGATCTCAGTCGCCGAGGGCGACGACTGA
- the rpsN gene encoding 30S ribosomal protein S14, with protein MAKTAWLEREKRKQKTVNKYAKLRAELKANGDYVGLSLLPRDSSPTRLTNRCRVSGRRRAYMRRFQMSRLTFREMALAGLIPGVTKSSW; from the coding sequence ATGGCAAAAACAGCTTGGCTTGAACGCGAAAAGCGCAAACAAAAGACCGTCAATAAATACGCAAAGCTCCGTGCAGAGCTGAAAGCGAATGGTGATTACGTGGGATTGTCCCTTCTGCCACGCGATTCCAGCCCCACTCGCTTGACCAACCGCTGCCGTGTGTCCGGCCGTCGTCGCGCTTACATGCGCCGCTTCCAGATGTCCCGTCTCACCTTCCGTGAAATGGCACTGGCTGGCCTGATCCCCGGGGTGACCAAGTCGAGCTGGTAA
- a CDS encoding FmdB family zinc ribbon protein, translated as MPTYSYIAENPEEGCPSCKRGFDLRRPMDRAPLTHCPLCRKPVKKLVSGFSTPKITKPLSISDAKKAGFTILEKRCDGNYERL; from the coding sequence ATGCCCACGTATTCCTACATTGCCGAAAATCCAGAAGAGGGATGTCCCTCTTGCAAGCGCGGTTTTGATCTTCGCCGCCCGATGGATCGTGCACCTTTAACCCACTGCCCGCTTTGCCGTAAACCGGTGAAAAAGCTCGTCAGTGGATTTTCTACCCCGAAGATCACCAAGCCCCTGTCCATCTCGGATGCCAAGAAAGCGGGCTTTACCATTTTAGAAAAGCGCTGCGATGGCAACTACGAGCGGCTTTAA
- a CDS encoding hemolysin family protein → MNTSLSISHLLALGSGSHEVLHEWNLTPGEIGWSAFLVLFFVLLNAFFVAAEFAIVKVRSTQLDALVEEGHAGAKVARNALKNLDGYLSATQLGITLASIALGMIGEPYVARVIQPLMWKMGVTSDAIISSVSIGIGFGVVTFLHVVLGELTPKSLAIRKSLATTLVICAPLHFFYILFKPAIWILNGTANWLLKTLFRLEPASESELAHSEEELRHIVAESQKSKEVTETEKDILLNALALNDRCVRDVMTPRNQVISLDADDSFEANLKVAVDTKHTRYPLVEGHLDHSIGLIHIKDLLTLVNKPSPDLRKIKRDLPMVPEMMPIDKLLRFFLDKHVHIALAVDEYGGTVGVVTLDNVMEEIVGDIQDEFDQENSEFRRVNDAEFVVEGTLNLYELAEKVGLEIESEEVTTIGGYVTHLLGHLPKVGEQVIIEDYEVTTSKASPRRVEQLHFKKRPQEEASSDESSTSDEEGDE, encoded by the coding sequence ATGAATACCTCTCTTTCGATCTCTCACCTGCTCGCCCTGGGCTCGGGTTCTCATGAGGTATTACATGAGTGGAATCTCACACCTGGAGAGATTGGCTGGTCCGCCTTCCTGGTTTTGTTCTTTGTCCTGCTTAATGCCTTCTTCGTGGCGGCTGAGTTTGCCATCGTGAAGGTCCGGAGCACCCAGCTTGATGCACTGGTTGAGGAGGGACATGCAGGTGCGAAAGTGGCTCGAAATGCGCTGAAAAACCTCGATGGTTATCTCTCCGCAACTCAGTTAGGAATTACTCTGGCCAGCATCGCCCTGGGGATGATTGGTGAGCCCTACGTGGCACGTGTGATTCAGCCGCTGATGTGGAAAATGGGGGTGACCAGCGATGCGATCATCTCATCCGTCTCTATCGGTATCGGCTTTGGGGTGGTGACTTTCCTACATGTGGTTCTGGGGGAATTGACGCCGAAGTCTTTGGCGATTCGCAAATCCCTAGCGACGACGCTGGTTATCTGTGCGCCACTGCATTTCTTTTACATCCTGTTCAAGCCAGCCATCTGGATTCTCAATGGGACGGCCAACTGGTTGTTGAAAACGCTGTTCAGGCTAGAACCTGCCTCTGAGAGTGAACTGGCTCATTCGGAAGAAGAGTTGCGCCATATCGTGGCGGAAAGTCAGAAGTCCAAAGAGGTGACGGAAACTGAAAAGGACATTCTGCTAAATGCGCTGGCCCTGAATGACCGCTGCGTGCGCGATGTCATGACCCCCCGTAACCAAGTGATCTCCCTGGATGCGGATGACTCCTTTGAGGCCAACCTCAAGGTCGCTGTGGATACCAAGCACACCCGTTATCCCCTGGTCGAAGGCCATTTGGATCATAGCATTGGCTTGATCCACATCAAAGACTTGCTTACCCTGGTCAACAAACCCTCGCCCGACCTGCGCAAGATCAAACGTGATCTGCCAATGGTGCCGGAGATGATGCCGATTGATAAGCTGCTGAGGTTTTTCCTGGACAAGCATGTGCATATCGCTCTCGCCGTGGACGAGTATGGCGGCACGGTCGGTGTGGTGACGTTGGATAACGTCATGGAAGAGATTGTTGGAGACATCCAAGATGAATTTGATCAGGAGAACAGTGAGTTTCGTCGGGTGAACGATGCGGAGTTTGTCGTCGAGGGGACGCTGAATCTCTATGAGTTGGCTGAAAAGGTTGGTCTGGAGATTGAAAGTGAAGAGGTGACCACCATCGGTGGATACGTGACCCACCTGCTGGGGCATCTGCCCAAAGTGGGAGAACAGGTGATCATTGAAGATTACGAAGTGACCACCTCGAAGGCCAGTCCTCGCCGAGTGGAGCAACTCCACTTCAAAAAGCGTCCTCAAGAAGAAGCATCGAGTGACGAAAGCTCGACATCGGATGAAGAAGGTGACGAATAG
- the gmk gene encoding guanylate kinase: MNLDSPRLGILAVVSGPSGTGKTTLCRKVCDGVHAVFSVSCTTRPPRPGEEHGKDYFFLTEEDFLARVDRGEFFEYARVHNRWYGTLKSYVYDYLRRGVDVFMDIDVQGAAQVRGCEDELVIRCMTDIFVMPPSLQELRQRLLGRNTESEEVFELRMRNAEAELQHWRDYRYCLVSDTRESDEARFKAMIQTERLRSSLVI; this comes from the coding sequence ATGAATTTAGATTCTCCACGTCTCGGCATCCTGGCAGTTGTTTCCGGCCCTTCTGGCACGGGAAAAACGACGCTGTGCCGCAAGGTCTGTGATGGTGTGCATGCGGTCTTTTCGGTCTCCTGCACCACCCGCCCACCACGGCCTGGAGAAGAACATGGGAAGGACTATTTCTTTCTCACGGAGGAGGATTTTCTCGCCCGCGTAGATCGTGGGGAGTTCTTTGAATATGCGCGGGTGCACAACCGCTGGTATGGCACGCTGAAAAGCTACGTCTATGACTACCTCCGTCGTGGTGTGGACGTGTTCATGGACATTGATGTGCAAGGAGCCGCTCAGGTGCGTGGTTGTGAAGATGAGCTGGTTATCCGCTGCATGACGGACATCTTTGTCATGCCGCCGAGCTTGCAGGAGTTGCGGCAACGTTTGTTAGGTCGGAATACGGAAAGTGAGGAGGTCTTTGAATTGCGCATGCGCAATGCTGAGGCGGAGCTCCAGCATTGGCGTGACTACCGCTACTGCCTCGTCAGTGATACTCGCGAGAGTGACGAGGCTCGTTTTAAAGCCATGATCCAGACCGAACGCCTGCGTTCGAGTCTGGTGATCTGA
- a CDS encoding zinc-dependent alcohol dehydrogenase produces MKSVIAIHPGQIEILETPVPKPGPYQALVKTECACLCNRTDSELLHGNFPGMEDKFPFALGHESVGIVVAVGDKVKNFAVGDRAVGGLSFDLQMEGVDSGWGGFGEYTLANDHDAMVADGVADEAHGWFECYEIQTRVDADIPPEEAVLLCTWREVLGAFRDFHLQPGDDVIIYGAGPVGLSFVKLGRLFGLGWIGIVDRHADKQAKALAFGADAAFAPGDKIERAKKLDAVIDAVGHPDILQQGLPLLRRGGSHCIYGVLTHQVLHIDKSKADFNFNLFVHQWPTRKYEKESQPQLCRWIREGRLTSAEFITHRFPLDQIAEAFDEVARRKVIKALVEYAA; encoded by the coding sequence ATGAAATCCGTTATCGCCATCCACCCCGGCCAGATTGAAATCCTTGAGACTCCTGTCCCGAAACCCGGGCCTTATCAAGCCTTGGTCAAAACCGAGTGTGCCTGCCTCTGCAACCGCACCGATAGCGAGCTCCTGCATGGCAACTTCCCCGGCATGGAAGACAAGTTTCCCTTCGCACTCGGCCATGAAAGCGTCGGCATCGTTGTTGCCGTGGGGGACAAGGTGAAAAACTTCGCCGTCGGAGATCGCGCCGTCGGCGGCCTTTCCTTCGATCTGCAAATGGAAGGGGTGGACTCTGGCTGGGGCGGTTTTGGTGAATACACCTTGGCCAATGACCATGATGCAATGGTCGCTGACGGCGTGGCGGATGAAGCGCACGGGTGGTTCGAGTGTTATGAAATCCAAACCCGCGTGGATGCCGACATTCCACCAGAGGAGGCCGTGCTTCTATGCACTTGGCGAGAAGTGTTGGGAGCTTTCCGCGACTTTCATCTCCAGCCGGGGGATGATGTGATCATCTACGGAGCAGGCCCCGTAGGCTTGAGCTTTGTCAAACTCGGTCGGTTATTTGGTTTGGGTTGGATCGGCATCGTGGATCGTCACGCCGATAAACAAGCCAAGGCTTTGGCTTTTGGAGCCGATGCAGCTTTTGCTCCTGGGGATAAAATCGAACGAGCCAAGAAGCTTGATGCGGTCATCGATGCCGTCGGTCACCCCGACATTCTTCAGCAGGGGCTCCCCCTTCTCCGCCGAGGCGGCTCCCACTGCATCTATGGAGTGCTCACGCATCAGGTCCTGCACATCGATAAGTCCAAGGCTGACTTCAATTTCAACCTGTTCGTCCATCAGTGGCCGACCCGGAAGTATGAAAAAGAAAGCCAGCCCCAACTCTGCCGATGGATACGAGAAGGACGGCTCACTTCGGCGGAGTTCATCACCCACCGCTTTCCGCTCGACCAAATCGCGGAAGCCTTTGACGAAGTGGCTCGCCGCAAGGTGATCAAAGCCCTCGTCGAATATGCTGCATGA
- a CDS encoding IclR family transcriptional regulator, which yields MKKPSDDLAAISLDDNSTAPGTERTLAILELLGRHRAGLSLTEIARDLNLPVNSVFRIAGTLHARGYLQRREDDKRFVLTNKLFDLSRPQVREKSLVVCAMESLKWLRDETGETVQLLCSVNHKMTLLEQCISTQPIKVSSTVGLQVPMYSCAPGKAVLAHLPDAELESFFNQVTLKQFTSTTQATRKALEEDLGKIRKRGYSVDLAEGLEGIHCVGAAIVDEYRYPVAAITVMAPAFRLKRDGFEQAGRKCLQAAENITRRLLA from the coding sequence ATGAAAAAGCCTTCTGACGATCTTGCTGCCATCTCTCTGGATGATAATTCCACAGCTCCGGGGACGGAGCGCACCTTGGCCATCCTGGAATTGCTGGGAAGGCATCGGGCGGGGTTAAGTCTCACGGAAATCGCGCGAGACTTGAACCTCCCGGTGAACTCTGTGTTCCGCATTGCAGGCACTCTGCATGCGCGAGGCTATTTGCAGCGGCGGGAGGATGATAAGCGCTTCGTGCTGACCAATAAACTGTTTGATCTTTCCCGACCTCAAGTGCGTGAGAAGAGCCTCGTCGTCTGCGCCATGGAGTCGCTGAAATGGCTGCGGGATGAGACTGGGGAGACGGTGCAGCTTTTGTGCTCGGTCAATCACAAGATGACGCTGCTGGAGCAGTGCATTTCCACTCAGCCGATCAAGGTCAGCAGCACGGTTGGGCTGCAAGTGCCCATGTATTCCTGTGCGCCTGGGAAAGCGGTGCTGGCGCATCTACCCGACGCTGAGTTGGAGAGCTTCTTCAACCAAGTCACGCTGAAGCAATTTACATCGACGACCCAAGCCACACGGAAGGCTCTGGAAGAGGATCTTGGGAAGATCCGCAAGCGAGGTTACTCCGTGGATTTGGCGGAAGGGCTGGAGGGGATTCACTGTGTCGGCGCGGCCATTGTGGATGAATACCGTTATCCCGTGGCGGCTATCACCGTGATGGCACCGGCTTTTCGTCTGAAACGGGATGGTTTTGAACAAGCGGGCCGTAAGTGTCTGCAAGCGGCTGAAAACATCACCCGGAGGCTTTTGGCATGA
- a CDS encoding DUF1553 domain-containing protein — translation MNKLIPLFLSVGGMVIAAPSAQQLEFFESRIRPVLAQECYECHSESGKQKGGLLLDSRPGWQAGGDTGEAILPGNPSASLLLQSIRQTHEDLKMPKNGAKLDDSVIADFEKWIAEGAYDPREQAPNAEQLAKETDWSAVLQRRKQWWCFQPIQPGALKADASAPAVATEVDRQLLVKLKEQGIGPAGPASASTLIRRASYILTGLPPKPEEVEAFVLEAEKSPQAYEQLVDRLLASPHYGERWARHWLDWVRYAESYGSEGDARIPYAWRYRDYVIRAFNQDVPYPQMLREAIAGDLLPQPRLQNGINESALGIGQLRMVLHGFSPTDSLDELVTFTDNQIDTVTKSFQALTVSCARCHNHKFDAISQTDFYALYGIFTSARPAVVDVNAPGTGDAERAELGNIKTQIKQVMAEAWLKAAAKLPAKPDAVQPPKPVATCAWDLQTEAWFTSGNGVKQGRTEAGEFSVQLKGDNVIARVYPGGIFSDLISPKDRGVIMSKRFKCEGGTLWFRASGSGGVKAKYVVQNYPRTGTIHRAKEFREEKDETLGWHKLDLNYWKGDDLFLQLATVADMPAEANENASSWFGITEAFVTAGDESPPSVVVGGNPLDAVTAWKAGKLTDAQAELLGSLLRQGKLPNDVKAVPEAAALLAKYREVEATLPQPTRAPGALDADGYDAPLFARGDHKQPMEPVARRFLDGINPTPYHPQGSGRLELAESLTAADNPLTSRVIVNRLWHHVFGRGLVGTPDNFGRLGETPSHPELLDTLAAYFQSSGGSMKQLIKALLLTEAFQRRDESSSPLVVEKDPENKLLSHWSVRRLEAEAIRDSILTLSGKMDEKLYGEPVYGKDGRRSLYVGVIRNSLEPFLTAFDMPVPSSTRGRRDVTNVPAQSLALLNDPVIINWSAEWARRVLAHSGDEARVQTLFMQSLGRSATPRELAGSLAFVKKSAEFAQAQQDHLVALDQRRHALQDEVQGILEPVRAKLNAQQKMPEATDAPVPFAEWTFDQDGRDAQGHLPLKLEGSARVVDGALVLDGRTALARSERLPKHVQAKTLEAWVMLDTLDQKGGGVMTLQDRRGMVFDAIVYAERAPQEWLSGSNNHRRTQEFGGPADTEVDKRPVHLAITYDQGKVIGYRDGVRYGEPYTTAEVAEFEAGDAEILLGCRHGAVGGNRMLRGRILRARLYDRALTEQEVALSRHVEATAVTELDVMKALTEAQREQVDNARHELNQIMGQLTTQEEAAAKLNPETAGWESLGLSLINLKEFIYLR, via the coding sequence ATGAATAAACTCATTCCACTTTTCTTGAGTGTCGGTGGTATGGTCATAGCGGCCCCATCGGCTCAGCAGTTAGAGTTCTTTGAGTCGCGCATTCGTCCTGTCCTGGCTCAGGAGTGCTATGAGTGTCATAGCGAGTCCGGGAAGCAGAAAGGAGGGCTTCTGCTGGATTCCCGACCTGGATGGCAGGCGGGTGGGGATACCGGTGAAGCCATCCTTCCTGGAAATCCCTCGGCGTCCCTGTTGCTGCAATCCATCCGCCAGACGCATGAGGATCTGAAGATGCCGAAGAATGGAGCGAAGCTGGATGACTCCGTGATTGCCGACTTCGAGAAATGGATTGCTGAAGGGGCTTACGATCCGCGTGAGCAGGCTCCCAACGCTGAACAACTGGCCAAAGAGACGGATTGGAGTGCGGTGCTTCAGCGCCGCAAGCAGTGGTGGTGTTTCCAGCCGATTCAGCCCGGTGCCTTGAAAGCCGATGCCTCTGCTCCAGCGGTGGCGACTGAGGTGGATCGTCAGCTTTTAGTGAAGCTGAAGGAGCAGGGGATCGGTCCCGCAGGGCCAGCTTCTGCCAGCACTTTGATCCGCCGTGCCAGTTACATTTTGACCGGACTCCCACCGAAGCCTGAAGAGGTGGAAGCCTTTGTCCTTGAAGCGGAGAAGTCGCCACAGGCTTATGAGCAACTCGTGGATCGCCTGTTGGCCAGCCCTCACTATGGCGAGCGCTGGGCACGGCATTGGCTGGATTGGGTGCGTTACGCAGAGAGTTACGGCAGTGAGGGTGATGCGCGCATTCCTTATGCCTGGCGCTATCGTGACTATGTGATCCGGGCCTTCAATCAAGATGTGCCTTATCCTCAGATGCTGCGGGAAGCGATTGCCGGAGATCTTTTACCCCAACCACGTTTGCAAAATGGGATCAATGAAAGTGCTTTGGGCATCGGCCAACTGCGCATGGTGTTGCATGGCTTTTCGCCCACGGATTCGCTGGATGAACTGGTGACCTTCACGGATAACCAGATCGATACGGTGACCAAGAGCTTCCAAGCACTGACGGTGTCCTGCGCACGTTGCCATAACCACAAGTTTGATGCGATCAGCCAGACTGATTTCTACGCCCTCTACGGCATCTTTACGAGTGCACGCCCCGCCGTGGTGGATGTGAATGCGCCAGGAACAGGGGATGCGGAGCGCGCTGAACTGGGCAACATCAAGACGCAGATCAAGCAGGTGATGGCGGAGGCTTGGCTGAAAGCAGCCGCTAAGCTGCCGGCCAAACCCGATGCGGTGCAGCCGCCGAAGCCTGTAGCGACATGCGCCTGGGATCTTCAAACCGAGGCGTGGTTTACCAGTGGCAATGGGGTGAAGCAAGGACGCACGGAGGCGGGGGAATTCAGCGTGCAGCTCAAAGGCGACAACGTCATCGCGAGGGTGTATCCTGGTGGAATCTTCAGTGACTTGATCTCGCCCAAAGATCGTGGGGTCATCATGAGCAAACGCTTCAAGTGTGAAGGAGGTACCTTGTGGTTTCGTGCGTCCGGCTCAGGTGGCGTGAAGGCCAAGTATGTGGTGCAGAACTATCCTCGCACAGGCACCATTCATCGCGCCAAAGAGTTTCGTGAAGAGAAGGATGAGACACTCGGCTGGCATAAGCTGGACCTCAACTACTGGAAGGGGGATGATCTCTTCCTTCAGCTCGCGACAGTGGCGGATATGCCCGCTGAAGCGAATGAGAATGCAAGTTCCTGGTTTGGCATCACCGAGGCTTTTGTGACGGCGGGGGATGAGTCGCCTCCTTCGGTGGTCGTGGGAGGGAATCCTCTGGATGCGGTCACCGCGTGGAAGGCGGGCAAGCTGACGGATGCTCAAGCGGAATTGCTGGGATCTCTGCTGCGCCAGGGCAAGCTACCCAATGATGTGAAAGCGGTGCCTGAGGCGGCTGCTCTGTTGGCGAAGTATCGGGAGGTCGAAGCCACCCTGCCTCAACCGACTCGTGCGCCGGGTGCCCTGGATGCGGATGGCTATGATGCACCGCTGTTTGCTCGTGGCGACCACAAGCAGCCGATGGAACCGGTAGCACGTCGTTTCTTGGATGGCATCAATCCCACGCCGTACCATCCCCAGGGCAGTGGTCGCTTGGAATTGGCAGAAAGTCTGACGGCAGCCGATAACCCGCTGACTTCACGGGTGATTGTGAATCGCCTCTGGCATCATGTCTTTGGCCGTGGACTTGTCGGAACACCGGATAACTTCGGTCGGTTAGGCGAAACTCCTTCGCATCCTGAACTGCTGGATACCCTGGCCGCCTATTTCCAATCCAGTGGTGGAAGCATGAAACAACTCATCAAGGCCCTGCTCTTGACTGAGGCTTTTCAACGCCGTGATGAATCCTCTTCGCCACTCGTGGTCGAAAAAGACCCGGAAAACAAACTTCTCAGCCACTGGAGTGTGAGACGTCTTGAGGCGGAAGCCATTCGTGACAGCATCCTCACCCTGTCCGGCAAGATGGATGAGAAGCTGTATGGCGAGCCTGTGTATGGCAAAGATGGACGCCGCAGTCTTTACGTCGGGGTCATCCGCAATAGCCTGGAGCCATTCCTGACAGCCTTTGATATGCCGGTGCCTTCCAGCACTCGCGGGCGCCGTGATGTGACCAATGTGCCTGCGCAGTCTCTCGCCTTATTGAATGATCCCGTGATCATCAACTGGAGCGCCGAATGGGCGCGTCGAGTTCTGGCTCATTCTGGAGATGAGGCGCGTGTGCAGACGTTGTTCATGCAAAGCCTGGGACGCTCTGCGACACCACGTGAATTGGCGGGAAGCTTGGCGTTTGTGAAAAAGTCCGCCGAGTTTGCCCAAGCTCAACAAGATCACTTGGTGGCCTTGGATCAACGGCGGCATGCCCTCCAGGATGAGGTGCAAGGCATTCTGGAGCCGGTGCGTGCCAAGCTCAATGCCCAACAAAAAATGCCGGAAGCAACCGATGCTCCCGTGCCCTTTGCGGAATGGACCTTTGATCAGGATGGAAGGGATGCTCAGGGACATCTGCCGCTGAAGCTCGAAGGCTCAGCACGAGTCGTTGATGGCGCGTTAGTCTTGGATGGACGCACCGCCTTGGCCCGCAGTGAGCGGCTACCTAAACATGTGCAGGCTAAAACTCTGGAGGCCTGGGTGATGCTGGACACCCTGGATCAAAAAGGCGGCGGTGTCATGACCTTGCAAGATCGGCGCGGCATGGTCTTCGATGCCATCGTGTATGCCGAGCGGGCTCCTCAAGAGTGGCTGTCGGGGAGTAACAATCATCGCCGGACTCAAGAATTCGGCGGACCCGCCGATACAGAGGTGGATAAACGGCCCGTGCACCTGGCCATCACCTACGATCAAGGCAAGGTTATCGGTTATCGCGACGGCGTGCGTTATGGGGAACCCTACACCACGGCAGAAGTGGCGGAGTTCGAAGCTGGGGATGCAGAAATTTTGCTAGGATGCCGTCACGGCGCTGTGGGTGGCAATCGAATGCTGCGTGGTCGTATCCTGCGGGCTCGTTTGTATGACCGGGCCTTGACGGAGCAGGAAGTGGCTTTGTCTCGCCACGTGGAAGCTACAGCGGTGACAGAACTGGATGTGATGAAAGCCCTCACAGAGGCTCAACGCGAGCAGGTGGACAACGCCCGCCATGAGCTGAATCAAATCATGGGACAGCTTACCACGCAGGAGGAAGCGGCGGCCAAACTCAACCCCGAAACCGCTGGTTGGGAGAGTCTGGGCTTATCCCTGATCAACCTGAAAGAGTTCATCTACCTTCGCTGA